In Candidatus Eisenbacteria bacterium, the following proteins share a genomic window:
- a CDS encoding GvpL/GvpF family gas vesicle protein translates to MKHEGKYVYGIIAAEDAPNFGPIGIGGHDDEVTTIGTRGIAAVVSRASTDHFVVSMENLTAHIKVVERIMESYTVLPMRFCTVAETADEIIAFLEKNSRELKGKLKDLDGKVEIDIKIVWTDMKKVYEEIVKENRRIRALKTKETTGTRQDLIRAGELVATALEEKKAVEGDRYLRLFKKAAADCKEDEPGADEMVAHAAFLIDKGWLKEFNNTVEGVGEEFKERIQIHCVGPLAPFSFVNLQLHWVE, encoded by the coding sequence ATGAAGCACGAGGGAAAATACGTTTACGGAATTATCGCTGCTGAAGATGCTCCCAATTTTGGTCCTATTGGGATTGGCGGCCATGATGATGAGGTGACGACCATCGGGACCAGAGGGATTGCCGCGGTGGTCAGTAGGGCTTCAACGGATCACTTTGTTGTTTCCATGGAAAATCTGACCGCCCACATCAAGGTGGTTGAGAGAATCATGGAATCTTACACGGTGCTTCCTATGCGCTTTTGTACGGTGGCTGAGACGGCGGACGAGATTATTGCGTTTTTGGAAAAAAACTCTAGAGAGTTGAAAGGCAAGTTAAAAGATCTCGATGGTAAAGTAGAGATTGACATAAAAATAGTCTGGACGGACATGAAAAAGGTCTACGAGGAGATTGTCAAAGAAAATAGAAGAATTCGGGCACTGAAGACAAAGGAGACAACGGGAACCCGGCAAGACCTGATCCGCGCCGGCGAACTCGTTGCCACAGCTTTGGAAGAAAAGAAGGCAGTTGAAGGAGATAGATATCTAAGGCTTTTCAAGAAGGCCGCGGCCGACTGCAAAGAAGATGAGCCAGGCGCAGACGAAATGGTAGCCCACGCTGCATTCTTGATCGACAAGGGTTGGCTGAAGGAATTTAACAACACGGTTGAAGGGGTGGGGGAGGAGTTCAAGGAAAGAATTCAGATTCACTGTGTGGGCCCCCTGGCGCCCTTTAGTTTTGTGAACTTGCAGCTGCACTGGGTAGAGTAA
- a CDS encoding GvpL/GvpF family gas vesicle protein produces MSCYLYGVIESERAISFGPIGFEIGDRRRGLVVAMPDPSAKLPTAQTLAAVIGPVRQVNFDCLNKERLVRTLLAHQETMETIMRDQFILPCKFGTVLRDQQEARELLSQNGTLLAEWLDRMQDSYEMGVVASWDIHPILKEIAASDSEVMELKARLELLSLEEQERGKLPLGMLLSAKLKERAQRYAEDIVAGLEEVSESHATHDLINDEMVLNASFLLSRAGDDAFFRALEGLDNRWAGKLNLKCIGPLPPYSFATVTIKRFDLERIHRAYDTLGLKRHADVDQVKRAYRNMARQCHPDTHRGLDKGEFLGVHQAYELLVEYYEGGCKPTKVALSRVEEGNVEEHTSSQPVLV; encoded by the coding sequence TATCTCTATGGTGTCATTGAATCAGAACGGGCGATAAGTTTCGGCCCTATTGGTTTCGAAATAGGAGACAGGAGGAGAGGGTTGGTTGTAGCAATGCCAGACCCTTCGGCCAAGCTTCCCACAGCTCAGACTCTTGCAGCAGTCATTGGTCCGGTGCGGCAAGTGAATTTCGATTGTCTCAACAAGGAACGATTGGTCAGGACTTTGTTAGCCCATCAGGAAACCATGGAGACAATCATGAGAGACCAGTTCATCCTTCCCTGTAAATTCGGCACGGTATTAAGGGACCAGCAAGAGGCCAGGGAGCTCCTTTCCCAGAACGGAACACTCTTGGCTGAATGGCTTGACAGAATGCAAGACAGCTACGAGATGGGTGTCGTTGCAAGCTGGGATATCCATCCGATTTTGAAAGAAATTGCGGCTAGCGATTCTGAGGTCATGGAACTGAAGGCGCGTTTAGAATTGTTGTCTTTGGAGGAACAGGAAAGGGGGAAACTGCCTTTGGGGATGCTCCTATCGGCAAAATTGAAGGAACGAGCTCAGCGTTATGCCGAAGATATCGTTGCAGGATTAGAGGAAGTAAGTGAGTCCCACGCCACCCATGACTTGATAAATGACGAGATGGTTCTCAACGCCTCTTTCTTACTTTCTCGCGCTGGCGATGACGCCTTTTTCAGGGCCCTGGAGGGTTTGGACAATCGGTGGGCCGGAAAATTGAATCTTAAGTGTATCGGTCCCCTGCCTCCTTACAGTTTTGCCACAGTTACCATCAAACGGTTTGATCTGGAAAGGATCCATCGGGCCTATGACACGTTGGGACTAAAGCGTCATGCGGATGTGGATCAGGTGAAGCGCGCCTACAGAAACATGGCACGTCAATGTCATCCCGACACCCATCGTGGATTGGACAAGGGAGAATTTCTGGGCGTCCATCAGGCGTATGAACTCCTGGTTGAATATTATGAAGGAGGCTGCAAGCCGACGAAGGTGGCCTTGTCTAGAGTGGAAGAAGGAAATGTGGAAGAACACACGTCGAGTCAACCGGTCTTGGTATGA
- a CDS encoding gas vesicle protein GvpG, which yields MAFLFDDLVFWIGKRVKEIADEELYGDSKKIHEQLLSLQTRLDMGEIQEEEYKVREMEILDRLQEAQEHEEQNET from the coding sequence ATGGCATTCTTATTCGATGATTTAGTTTTCTGGATTGGCAAAAGAGTCAAAGAAATAGCTGATGAGGAGTTGTATGGGGATTCGAAGAAGATTCACGAGCAACTGCTTTCCCTTCAGACCAGACTGGATATGGGAGAGATCCAAGAGGAAGAGTATAAGGTCAGAGAGATGGAGATCTTGGATCGATTGCAGGAGGCCCAAGAGCATGAAGAACAAAACGAGACATAG
- a CDS encoding GvpL/GvpF family gas vesicle protein, with amino-acid sequence MIEPTGLWVYCVIHNRGILNLETQGIHGTSPVHTVAHGDFAMVVSAEPMKKYRLARDFLIAHQLVNEKVMQTQPVLPVKFCTMAKNAEQIVEQVLKQKEKTEEFRKTFAEIDGKNEYGLRARWKNMDQVFADLTQENEKVKTAKERALRLSNSERHVALIDIGHVVKEALEEKNARTAELLIRELAPHAVQYKRQNVLGDMNILNTAFLVDAERQVRFDLAVNTLVERYESLMQFKYVGPAPPFNFVEIVIHWDGTGNTTG; translated from the coding sequence GTGATCGAACCAACCGGACTGTGGGTCTACTGTGTGATCCACAATAGGGGGATTCTAAACCTGGAGACTCAGGGTATTCATGGGACCAGCCCCGTTCATACGGTGGCCCATGGGGATTTTGCAATGGTTGTTTCCGCGGAACCGATGAAAAAATATCGCTTGGCCCGTGATTTTCTCATCGCGCATCAACTGGTCAATGAGAAGGTCATGCAGACCCAACCAGTGCTGCCGGTCAAGTTTTGCACGATGGCCAAAAATGCGGAGCAAATCGTCGAACAGGTCCTAAAGCAGAAAGAGAAGACGGAGGAATTCCGCAAGACATTTGCCGAAATTGACGGGAAGAATGAGTACGGTTTGCGAGCCCGATGGAAAAACATGGACCAGGTTTTTGCAGACTTGACCCAAGAAAATGAAAAAGTCAAAACGGCAAAAGAGAGGGCCCTGAGACTGTCGAACTCCGAACGCCATGTTGCTCTGATTGATATTGGCCATGTCGTGAAGGAGGCCCTTGAGGAGAAAAATGCCAGGACAGCCGAGTTGTTGATCCGTGAACTCGCCCCTCACGCTGTCCAGTACAAAAGGCAAAATGTCCTTGGAGACATGAACATTCTCAATACCGCTTTCCTGGTTGATGCGGAGAGGCAAGTCCGGTTTGATCTGGCCGTGAATACCTTGGTGGAGAGGTATGAGTCCCTGATGCAGTTCAAGTATGTAGGGCCCGCGCCGCCCTTTAATTTTGTTGAGATTGTCATTCACTGGGATGGGACCGGTAACACGACAGGTTAA